The Acropora palmata chromosome 10, jaAcrPala1.3, whole genome shotgun sequence genome contains a region encoding:
- the LOC141895208 gene encoding uncharacterized protein LOC141895208 isoform X2: MQSLQTMSKAPTQSANLPPLQNLPSWTRNSLLRKKQPRQIIRDHLEPINPIVEEMDNSRALTKSNDKSSYTGRIVSALLQGQGLDQEQRIEHVEKTIDYLRTQHAETLSNLHREIERLKAENKDLNFKLIMARSGVNLASVNKGISPTLEETMLQSTGSASSLIANQNKADSREEDKLPQPALKESRNTNIVQQTRSAKKNKRTGTGKKMVNGRAPSTPPLSAKSANLQPKSSGRTKTKLQNSLEKHPNLSSPYVFDLNTTPSSPTKQGVPTGKSLLVVTIKDKTVKVNMPTDSTPRSPTLVECKAIIKHQQETNKRQEQELSKLKSDLNDALYSDKWTPDAYLLAKSYVAEEIPPQTRHNTPATRSLPWLHSRDQTHSGRVIPGRMQVVHDNVSLPVLRPHGASNVAIRKRRQQALVRGRGKKDIF, translated from the exons ATGCAGTCGTTACAAACGATGTCTAAAGCTCCTACACAGTCTGCTAACCTTCCTCCTCTTCAAAATCTTCCTTCGTGGACAAGGAACTCTTTGTTGAGGAAGAAACAACCACGACAGATAATTCGTGATCATTTGGAACCCATAAATCCGATCGTTGAAGAAATGGATAACAGCAGAGCCCTTACGAAATCGAATGACAAATCGAGTTACACGGGAAGAATCGTGTCTGCGCTTTTACAAGGTCAGGGGCTTGATCAAGAACAAAGAATTGAACATGTAGAGAAGACAATTGACTACCTTAGAACGCAGCACGCTGAAACACTGTCTAATTTACACAGGGAAATAGAACGATtaaaagctgaaaacaaaG actTAAATTTCAAGTTAATCATGGCTCGAAGTGGAGTAAACCTAGCCAGTGTCAATAAAG GCATTTCTCCAACTTTGGAGGAAACTATGTTGCAGTCTACAGGCTCTG CAAGTTCACTGAttgcaaatcaaaacaaagcagATTCTAGAGAAGAAGACAAATTACCCCAACCAGCATTGAAAGAATCCAGAAACACAAATATTGTACAGCAAACTAGgagtgcaaagaaaaataaaag GACTGGAACTGGCAAAAAAATGGTGAATGGAAGAGCACCATCCACTCCTCCCTTATCTGCCAAAAGTGCAAATTTGCAACCCAAAAGTTCTGGtagaacaaagacaaaactgcaaaactcTCTGGAAAAACATCCAAATCTGAGTTCTCCTTATGTGTTCGATTTGAACACAACTCCATCTTCACCTACAAAGCAGGGTGTTCCTACAGGAAAGTCACTCTTAGTTGTCAcaataaaagacaaaactgTTAAAGTCAACATGCCAACTGACAGCACACCTCGATCACCTACCTTGGTGGAATGTAAGGCAATCATCAAGCATCAACAGGAGACTAATAAAAGACAGGAGCAGGAG CTCTCTAAGCTGAAGTCAGACCTGAACGATGCTTTGTATTCTGACAAGTGGACTCCAGATGCATATCTATTGGCTAAATCTTATGTAGCGGAAGAGATACCACCTCAAACTAG ACACAACACTCCAGCTACAAGATCTCTGCCATGGTTACATTCAAGAGACCAAACACACTCTGGAAG GGTGATACCAGGTAGAATGCAAGTTGTACATGACAATGTCTCTCTGCCTGTTTTGCGCCCCCATGGTGCTTCCAATGTAGCCATTAGAAAGCGTCGACAACAGGCATTAGTaagaggaagaggaaagaAGGACATcttttaa
- the LOC141895206 gene encoding transcriptional adapter 2-alpha-like — MAVIEEGDQLITQDFNECLNCHGVLKEPYIRCCSCLTKVVLCVECFSRGTEDREHRNDHSYEIVSNNFPVLEKSWSAQEEIDLLDGISDYGFQNWKEVAKHVQSKTDQECEEHYLKLYIDDPCKDLQIPELRPVASCVPFPSSAGVPFKASEDPPRPQMDSAKSFEMSGYMPCRGDFDVEYDNYAEVDVKDIEFDSTDSDILRELKIAAVEIFISRLQQRFYRKRIVRKHGLINIQKWQFLERRQSKAERELREKLRPIARLHSPDEHEIFVQGLLMESFLKKEIIKLQEYRSEGICTKKGAQVYERLNRDRLEDKMRKKLLDDILFHIQDEKACQVWLHRQALIDSGQSLAPLPLPSLGRKPAARLDISGTPGVEQLRPMERELCSNLRLLPHDFQNYKSILIKEYEKQGSLRLAQARTLIRIDVNKTRKMYNFFLEQGWIKQPDG; from the exons ATGGCTGTCATTGAGGAAG GAGACCAGTTAATCACCCAAGACTTCAACGAGTGTTTGAACTGTCATGGAGTTCTAAAAGAACCGTACATAAGGTGCTGCAGTTGTTTGACGAAAGTCGTACTTTGCGTTGAG TGTTTCTCAAGAGGAACCGAGGATAGAGAACACAGAAATGACCACAGTTATGAAATAGTT AGCAATAACTTTCCTGTTTTAGAGAAGAGTTGGAGTGCTCAAGAAGAAATCGATTTACTTGATGGAATCTCTGATTATGGTTTTCAAAACTG GAAAGAGGTTGCAAAGCATGTTCAAAGCAAAACTGATCAAG AATGTGAGGAACATTACCTGAAATTGTACATTGATGATCCTTGCAAAGATCTTCAAATCCCAG AACTGAGACCAGTTGCTTCATGTGTGCCATTTCCTTCTTCTGCTGGTGTTCCATTTAAAG CTTCAGAAGATCCTCCACGTCCTCAGATGGATTCAGCAAAGAGCTTTGAGATGTCTGGTTACATGCCATGCAGGGGAGATTTTGATGTG GAATATGACAACTATGCTGAGGTTGACGTAAAGGACATAGAGTTTGATTCTACTGATTCAGATATTCTTAGAG AACTGAAAATTGCTGCTGtggaaatatttatttcacgACTTCAACAAAGATTTTATAGGAAAAG aattGTTAGGAAACATGGACTCATAAACATACAGAAGTGGCAAT ttttagaACGAAGACAATCTAAAGCTGAGAG GGAACTTCGAGAAAAACTGCGCCCGATTGCAAGACTCCACTCTCCTGATGAACATGAAATTTTTGTACAAGGATTATTGA tGGAAAGCTTCctgaagaaagaaataattaagttgCAAGAGTACAGGTCAGAAGGaatttgcacaaaaaaag gtgCACAGGTTTATGAGCGTCTAAACAGAGATCGTTTAGAGGATAAAATGCGCAAAAAATTGCTGGATGACATTCTTTTTCATATACAG GATGAAAAGGCTTGCCAAGTTTGGCTGCACAGACAAGCTCTGAT AGATTCTGGGCAGAGCCTTGCACCCCTTCCACTTCCTAGTTTAG gTCGTAAACCAGCAGCTAGATTAGACATAAGTGGAACACCAGGAGTAGAACAACTACGGCCTATGGAGCGAGAG CTGTGCAGCAATTTGCGACTATTGCCACATGATTTCCAGAACTACAAGTCAATTCTTATCAAGGAATATGAAAAGCAGGGATCGCTAAGGCTAGCACAAGCACGTACACTAATACGCATTGACGTCAACAAGACAAGAAAGATgtacaatttctttttagagCAAGGATGGATCAAACAGCCTGATGGATAG
- the LOC141895208 gene encoding uncharacterized protein LOC141895208 isoform X1, protein MQSLQTMSKAPTQSANLPPLQNLPSWTRNSLLRKKQPRQIIRDHLEPINPIVEEMDNSRALTKSNDKSSYTGRIVSALLQGQGLDQEQRIEHVEKTIDYLRTQHAETLSNLHREIERLKAENKDLNFKLIMARSGVNLASVNKGISPTLEETMLQSTGSEASSLIANQNKADSREEDKLPQPALKESRNTNIVQQTRSAKKNKRTGTGKKMVNGRAPSTPPLSAKSANLQPKSSGRTKTKLQNSLEKHPNLSSPYVFDLNTTPSSPTKQGVPTGKSLLVVTIKDKTVKVNMPTDSTPRSPTLVECKAIIKHQQETNKRQEQELSKLKSDLNDALYSDKWTPDAYLLAKSYVAEEIPPQTRHNTPATRSLPWLHSRDQTHSGRVIPGRMQVVHDNVSLPVLRPHGASNVAIRKRRQQALVRGRGKKDIF, encoded by the exons ATGCAGTCGTTACAAACGATGTCTAAAGCTCCTACACAGTCTGCTAACCTTCCTCCTCTTCAAAATCTTCCTTCGTGGACAAGGAACTCTTTGTTGAGGAAGAAACAACCACGACAGATAATTCGTGATCATTTGGAACCCATAAATCCGATCGTTGAAGAAATGGATAACAGCAGAGCCCTTACGAAATCGAATGACAAATCGAGTTACACGGGAAGAATCGTGTCTGCGCTTTTACAAGGTCAGGGGCTTGATCAAGAACAAAGAATTGAACATGTAGAGAAGACAATTGACTACCTTAGAACGCAGCACGCTGAAACACTGTCTAATTTACACAGGGAAATAGAACGATtaaaagctgaaaacaaaG actTAAATTTCAAGTTAATCATGGCTCGAAGTGGAGTAAACCTAGCCAGTGTCAATAAAG GCATTTCTCCAACTTTGGAGGAAACTATGTTGCAGTCTACAGGCTCTG AAGCAAGTTCACTGAttgcaaatcaaaacaaagcagATTCTAGAGAAGAAGACAAATTACCCCAACCAGCATTGAAAGAATCCAGAAACACAAATATTGTACAGCAAACTAGgagtgcaaagaaaaataaaag GACTGGAACTGGCAAAAAAATGGTGAATGGAAGAGCACCATCCACTCCTCCCTTATCTGCCAAAAGTGCAAATTTGCAACCCAAAAGTTCTGGtagaacaaagacaaaactgcaaaactcTCTGGAAAAACATCCAAATCTGAGTTCTCCTTATGTGTTCGATTTGAACACAACTCCATCTTCACCTACAAAGCAGGGTGTTCCTACAGGAAAGTCACTCTTAGTTGTCAcaataaaagacaaaactgTTAAAGTCAACATGCCAACTGACAGCACACCTCGATCACCTACCTTGGTGGAATGTAAGGCAATCATCAAGCATCAACAGGAGACTAATAAAAGACAGGAGCAGGAG CTCTCTAAGCTGAAGTCAGACCTGAACGATGCTTTGTATTCTGACAAGTGGACTCCAGATGCATATCTATTGGCTAAATCTTATGTAGCGGAAGAGATACCACCTCAAACTAG ACACAACACTCCAGCTACAAGATCTCTGCCATGGTTACATTCAAGAGACCAAACACACTCTGGAAG GGTGATACCAGGTAGAATGCAAGTTGTACATGACAATGTCTCTCTGCCTGTTTTGCGCCCCCATGGTGCTTCCAATGTAGCCATTAGAAAGCGTCGACAACAGGCATTAGTaagaggaagaggaaagaAGGACATcttttaa
- the LOC141895224 gene encoding uncharacterized protein LOC141895224, whose translation MKYRNHHLAVENKNLRNTIKNLECQIDNMRGALSQGELQCNILAKNLHSKEKELQQSKSREKDLNSEVKLLQSNLCKESLRNRVLNERIKQVSLADSSNRAFNEWIRQVIGRIRRFGGKRFKGIRDKELPHDITIRGNV comes from the exons atgaaatacCGTAACCATCATTTAGcagtagaaaacaaaaaccttaGAAACACAATCAAGAACCTGGAATGTCAGATAGATAACATGAGGGGTGCTTTGAGTCAAGGAGAGCTTCAATGTAATATCTTGGCGAAAAATCTGCACTCAAAAGAG AAAGAACTGCAGCAATCGAAGAGCAGAGAGAAAGATCTGAATAGTGAGGTCAAATTACTTCAATCTAACTTGTGCAAAGAGTCATTGAGGAATAGAGTTTTAAATGAAAGGATTAAACAA gtgAGTTTAGCTGATTCATCTAACCGAGCGTTTAACGAATGGATCCGTCAAGTGATTGGTCGAATAAGGCGCTTTGGAGGAAAAAGGTTCAAGGGAATCAGGGATAAAGAGCTTCCTCATGACATTACCATACGTGGAAATGTTTAA